A stretch of the Planktothricoides raciborskii GIHE-MW2 genome encodes the following:
- a CDS encoding response regulator transcription factor — translation MARILVIDDDQAISELVAVNLEMAGYEVDQAEDGIKGQALALQIMPDLIVLDLMLPRVDGFTVCQRLRRDERTGNIPVLMLTALGQTQDKVEGFNAGADDYLTKPFEVEELLARVRALLRRTDRIPEAAKHAEILSYGPLTLVPERFEAIWFSKTVKLTHLEFELLHCLLQRHGQTVSPSEILKEVWGYDPDDDIETIRVHVRHLRTKLEKDPRHPRYIKTVYGAGYCLELPNSNPATPNAQVG, via the coding sequence ATGGCTCGGATACTTGTCATCGACGATGACCAGGCAATCTCAGAATTAGTGGCTGTCAACCTAGAGATGGCAGGATATGAAGTCGATCAAGCGGAAGATGGCATCAAGGGACAAGCGTTAGCTCTCCAGATTATGCCAGACTTGATCGTTCTCGATCTGATGCTACCTAGGGTCGATGGATTTACTGTATGTCAACGTCTCCGCCGAGATGAACGTACAGGAAATATTCCCGTGTTAATGTTGACGGCTTTAGGTCAAACTCAGGATAAAGTGGAAGGCTTCAATGCGGGTGCTGATGACTACTTAACTAAACCCTTTGAAGTAGAAGAACTGTTGGCCAGGGTTCGGGCACTGTTGCGAAGAACCGATCGCATCCCAGAAGCAGCCAAACACGCTGAAATCCTGAGTTACGGCCCATTAACCTTAGTTCCCGAAAGATTTGAAGCTATCTGGTTTAGCAAAACCGTTAAGCTGACTCACTTGGAGTTTGAACTGCTACATTGCCTCTTACAACGGCATGGTCAAACCGTCTCTCCCAGTGAAATTCTCAAAGAAGTGTGGGGCTACGACCCCGATGATGATATTGAAACCATCCGGGTTCATGTCCGCCATTTGAGAACCAAGCTGGAGAAAGATCCTCGCCATCCTCGCTATATTAAGACTGTGTACGGCGCTGGCTATTGTTTGGAACTACCCAATAGCAATCCAGCGACTCCAAATGCACAAGTTGGATAG